From Quercus lobata isolate SW786 chromosome 1, ValleyOak3.0 Primary Assembly, whole genome shotgun sequence, one genomic window encodes:
- the LOC115977167 gene encoding LEAF RUST 10 DISEASE-RESISTANCE LOCUS RECEPTOR-LIKE PROTEIN KINASE-like 2.4, with translation MARGLTFTAGVLTALIAVILVQETCSDAADVNDHHCPPSSCGNIHNISYPFRLKSDPEICGDSRYELSCENNRSTVLYLFAGKYHVQEINYNKRTIRVVDSGIRKDNYFSFPSYSLNSYNFSQYRSARTNYLPKRTGKTELPRSMVLMSCEKPVNSLFYLDASTCNIDSGEDFKKRYRYVKVGRTNARDVEDSCKVERMFLTSWPGNVDPVNTSCTDVHNELVYGFELSWLSVICESLCGTGHPLTYEYCYLDDANLVHCGGRFHLPILWIFEALMTQLAAIIGLHFAAKIFLGGPCVIAFFIYKWRRRHLSMCDAIENFLQSHNNLMPIRYSYSQTKKMTKCFKDKLGEGGYGSVYKGKLQSGHLVAIKMLSNKSNANGQEFINEVATIGRIHHENVVQLIGYCVEGLKRALIYEFMPNSSLDKYIFSQEGNISLSIEKTYNISLGVARGIEYLHRGCDMQILHFDIKPHNILLDENFTPKVSDFGLAKLYPTDDSIVSLTAARGTLGYIAPELFYKNIGGVSYKADVYSFGMLLLETVSRRKNLNAFAENSSQIYFPTWVYGQFNEGNDIEMEDATEEEKKIAKKMIIVALWCIQMKPSDRPSMNKVVEMLEGEVECLQMPSKPFLLSSPKRPIGDVEDNLNSTSSSIQSGESSQLTQN, from the exons ATGGCGAGAGGATTGACGTTCACTGCAGGAGTACTCACGGCCCTTATTGCTGTTATACTAGTCCAAGAAACTTGCAGTGATGCTGCTGATGTAAATGATCATCACTGTCCCCCTTCTTCCTGTGGCAATATCCACAACATAAGCTATCCGTTTCGATTGAAGAGCGATCCAGAAATCTGCGGGGACTCAAGATATGAGCTGTCGTGTGAGAACAATCGATCTACTGTGTTATACTTATTTGCTGGAAAATACCATGTACAggaaatcaattacaataaacGCACAATCCGGGTCGTGGACTCAGGTATACGGAAGGATAATTACTTCTCCTTCCCAAGTTATTCTTTAAATAGCTATAATTTCAGTCAATATCGTTCTGCACGTACCAATTATCTGCCGAAGAGGACAGGGAAAACCGAACTACCAAGGAGTATGGTTTTGATGAGCTGTGAAAAACCAGTGAATTCTCTGTTCTATTTGGACGCTTCTACTTGCAATATTGACAGTGGAGAGGATTTCAAGAAGAGGTATAGATACGTTAAAGTTGGTAGAACGAATGCAAGAGATGTGGAGGACTCGTGCAAAGTAGAGCGGATGTTCCTGACATCGTGGCCAGGAAATGTTGACCCAGTTAATACTTCTTGTACAGACGTCCACAACGAATTGGTATATGGTTTTGAGCTCTCATGGCTATCAGTTATTTGTGAAAGTCTTTGTGGAACAGGACATCCCCTTACTTATGAGTATTGCTACCTTGATGACGCGAACCTTGTTCACTGCGGAG GACGATTCCATCTCCCGATCCTGTGGATTTTCGAAG CTTTAATGACACAATTGGCGGCTATCATAG GGCTACATTTTGCagcaaaaatttttttggggggtccATGTGTCATTgcgttttttatatataagtggCGTAGAAGGCATTTATCAATGTGTGAcgcaattgaaaattttttgcaaagCCATAATAACCTCATGCCAATTAGGTACTCTTACTCACAAACTAAGAAGATGACTAAATGTTTCAAGGACAAATTGGGTGAAGGAGGTTATGGCTCTGTATATAAAGGAAAGCTTCAAAGTGGTCATCTGGTAGCTATAAAGATGTTAAGTAATAAGTCCAATGCAAACGGTCAAGAGTTTATCAATGAAGTTGCCACAATTGGAAGGATTCACCACGAGAATGTGGTGCAACTTATTGGCTACTGTGTTGAGGGACTAAAGCGTGCACTTATATACGAATTCATGCCTAATAGTTCTCTTGACAAATACATTTTTTCTCAAGAAGGAAATATCTCCTTAAGTATTGAGAAAACATACAATATTTCTCTTGGAGTTGCTCGTGGAATTGAATATTTGCATCGAGGATGTGACATgcaaattttgcattttgataTCAAGCCCCATAACATTCTTCTTGATGAGAACTTCACCCCAAAAGTGTCAGATTTTGGACTTGCAAAACTTTATCCAACAGATGATAGCATAGTGTCTTTGACTGCTGCAAGGGGAACACTAGGATATATAGCTCCAGAGTTGTTCTACAAAAACATTGGAGGGGTCTCCTATAAAGCTGATGTTTATAGTTTCGGCATGTTATTACTGGAAACGGTAAGTCGAAGAAAGAACTTGAATGCATTTGCAGAAAATTCAAGCCAAATTTACTTCCCAACTTGGGTCTATGGCCAATTTAACGAAGGAAATGACATAGAAATGGAAGATGCCACagaggaggaaaagaaaattgctaagaagATGATCATAGTCGCATTATGGTGTATACAAATGAAGCCCAGTGATCGTCCTTCAATGAACAAAGTTGTAGAAATGCTTGAAGGAGAAGTTGAATGCTTACAAATGCCTTCCAAGCCTTTCCTATTATCATCACCAAAGAGGCCAATAGGGGATGTCGAAGACAACTTAAATTCAACTAGCTCATCAATTCAATCAGGTGAATCAAGTCAATTAACTCAAAACTAG
- the LOC115977124 gene encoding serine/threonine-protein phosphatase PP2A-2 catalytic subunit, which yields MESVPSNTHGGLDEQISQLMQCKPLSEQEVRVLCDKAKEILMEESNVQPVKSPVTICGDIHGQFHDLAELFRIGGKCPDTNYLFMGDYVDRGYYSVETVTLLVALKVRYSQRITILRGNHESRQITQVYGFYDECLRKYGNANVWKIFTDLFDYFPLTALVESEIFCLHGGLSPSIETLDNIRNFDRVQEVPHEGPMCDLLWSDPDDRCGWGISPRGAGYTFGQDISEQFNHTNNLKLIARAHQLVMEGYNWGHEQKVVTIFSAPNYCYRCGNMASILEVDDCKAHTFIQFEPAPRRGEPDVTRRTPDYFL from the exons ATGGAATCGGTCCCTTCGAACACGCATGGAGGCCTTGACGAGCAGATTTCGCAGCTCATGCAGTGCAAGCCCTTGTCCGAACAAgag GTAAGGGTGCTGTGTGATAAGGCTAAGGAGATATTAATGGAAGAAAGCAATGTCCAG CCTGTTAAAAGTCCTGTTACAATATGTGGCGATATTCACGGGCAGTTCCATGATCTTGCAGAGCTTTTTCGCATTGGAGGGAAG TGCCCAGATACAAATTACTTGTTCATGGGAGATTATGTTGACCGTGGCTACTATTCAGTTGAAACTGTAACT CTCCTGGTGGCCTTGAAAGTGCGTTATTCTCAACGGATTACTATACTGAGAGGAAATCATGAAAGCCGTCAG ATTACTCAAGTTTATGGGTTCTATGATGAGTGCCTTCGGAA GTATGGTAATGCCAATGTGTGGAAGATCTTTACAGATTTGTTTGACTATTTTCCACTGACAGCATTG GTTGAATCTGAAATATTTTGTCTGCATGGTGGATTGTCCCCTTCCATTGAAACCCTTGATAACATTCGTAACTTTGACCGTGTTCAAGAAGTTCCTCATGAGGGGCCCATGTGTGATCTTTTATGGTCTGACCCAGATGATCGCTGTGGTTGGGGTATCTCACCCAGGGGTGCTGGATACACCTTTGGCCag GACATATCTGAGCAGTTTAACCATACTAATAACTTAAAGCTGATTGCTAGAGCTCATCAGCTGGTTATGGAAGGATATAACTGGGGTCAC GAACAAAAAGTGGTGACGATTTTCAGTGCACCAAATTATTGTTATCGCTGTGGGAACATGGCATCCATCCTGGAAGTTGATGACTGCAAGGCCCACACATTCATTCAG TTTGAGCCTGCTCCAAGGAGGGGAGAGCCAGATGTAACCCGGAGAACACCCGATTACTTCCTATGA
- the LOC115975049 gene encoding rust resistance kinase Lr10-like, producing MCDAIENFLQSHNNLMPIRYSYSQIKKMTKCFKDKLGEGGYGSVYKGKLQSGHLVAIKMLGKSKGNGQEFINKVATIGRIHHENVVQLIGYCVEGLKRALIYEFMPNGSLDKYIFSQEGNIPLSIEKTYNISLGVAHGIEYLHRGCDMQILHFDIKPHNILLDENFTPKVSDFGLAKLYPIDDSTVSLTAARGTLGYIAPELFYKNIGGVSYKAGVYSFGMLLLETASKRKNLNAFAEHSSQIYFPTWVYGQFNEGNDIEMEDATEEEKKTVKKMIIVALWCIQMKPSDHPSMNKVIEMLEGEVECLQMPSKPFLLSSPKRPIGDVEDNLNSTSSSIQ from the coding sequence ATGTGTGAcgcaattgaaaattttttgcaaagCCATAACAACCTCATGCCAATTAGGTACTCTTACTCACAAATTAAGAAGATGACTAAATGTTTCAAGGACAAATTGGGCGAAGGAGGTTATGGCTCTGTATATAAAGGAAAGCTTCAAAGTGGCCATCTGGTAGCTATAAAGATGTTAGGTAAGTCCAAAGGAAACGGTCAAGAGTTTATCAATAAAGTTGCCACAATTGGAAGGATTCACCACGAGAATGTGGTGCAACTTATTGGCTACTGTGTTGAGGGACTAAAGCGTGCCCTTATATACGAATTCATGCCTAATGGTTCTCTTGACAAATACATTTTTTCTCAAGAAGGAAATATCCCCTTGAGTATTGAGAAAACATACAATATTTCTCTTGGAGTTGCTCATGGAATTGAATATTTGCATCGAGGATGTGACATgcaaattttgcattttgataTCAAGCCCCATAACATTCTTCTTGATGAGAACTTCACCCCAAAAGTGTCAGATTTTGGACTTGCAAAACTTTATCCAATAGATGATAGCACAGTGTCTTTGACTGCTGCAAGGGGAACACTAGGATATATAGCTCCAGAGTTGTTCTATAAAAACATTGGAGGGGTCTCCTATAAAGCTGGTGTTTATAGTTTTGGCATGTTATTGCTAGAAACGGCAAGTAAAAGAAAGAACTTGAATGCATTTGCAGAACATTCAAGCCAAATTTACTTCCCAACTTGGGTCTATGGCCAATTTAATGAAGGAAATGACATAGAAATGGAAGATGCCACAGAGGAGGAAAAGAAAACTGTTAAGAAGATGATCATAGTTGCATTATGGTGTATACAAATGAAGCCTAGTGATCATCCTTCAATGAACAAAGTTATAGAAATGCTTGAAGGAGAAGTTGAATGCTTACAAATGCCTTCCAAGCCTTTCCTATTATCATCACCAAAGAGGCCAATAGGGGATGTTGAAGACAACTTAAATTCAACTAGCTCATCAATTCAATAA
- the LOC115977138 gene encoding probable alkaline/neutral invertase F, with product MEEYSHTAVNKFNVIPESIPDWVFDFMPLRGGYLIGNVSPACMDCLWFLLGNCIAILSCLATGAQATAITNLVEEHWEDLVGEMPLKIVYPALEGYDWRTVTGFDPKNTWWNYHNGGSWPVLVWLLKAACIKTGRPQIAKWAIELVEQRLSKDGCPEYYDGKTGGTLESKPGSTDLEHFWLPDC from the exons ATGGAGGAGTACTCCCACACTGCTGTCAATAAATTTAATGTCATCCCAGAGTCTATCCCTGATTGGGTGTTTGATTTCATGCCCTTGAGGGGAGGGTATTTAATTGGCAATGTCAGCCCAGCTTGCATGGACTGCCTGTGGTTCTTACTTGGGAATTGCATCGCCATATTGAGCTGTCTAGCCACAGGTGCACAGGCTACAGCGATAACAAATCTTGTTGAGGAGCACTGGGAGGACTTGGTTGGGGAGATGCCTTTGAAGATTGTTTACCCAGCACTGGAGGGATATGACTGGAGGACTGTGACTGGTTTTGATCCAAAGAACACATGGTGGAATTACCATAATGGTGGCTCTTGGCCAG TTCTGGTGTGGCTACTTAAAGCAGCATGCATCAAGACTGGAAGGCCTCAAATTGCAAAGTGGGCAATTGAACTGGTAGAGCAACGGCTTTCCAAGGATGGCTGTCCGGAGTATTATGATGGTAAGACTGGCGGTACATTGGAAAGCAAGCCAGGAAGTACAGACCTGGAGCATTTCTGGCTACCTGATTGCTAA